From Pan paniscus chromosome 6, NHGRI_mPanPan1-v2.0_pri, whole genome shotgun sequence, one genomic window encodes:
- the LOC117978386 gene encoding putative postmeiotic segregation increased 2-like protein 3 — MLPLQGPVSFKDVAVDFTQEEWQQLDPDEKIAYGDVMLENYSHLVSVGYDYHQAKHHHGVEVKEVEQGEEPWIMEGEFPCQHSPEPAKAIKPIDRKSVHQICSGPVVLSLSTAVKELVENSLDAGATNIDLKLKDYGVDLIEVSDNGCGVEEENFEGLSAKP, encoded by the exons ATGTTGCCATTACAGGGGCCAGTGTCATTCAAAGATGTGGCTGTGGATTTCACCCAGGAGGAGTGGCAGCAACTGGACCCTGATGAGAAGATAGCATACGGGGATGTGATGTTGGAGAACTACAGCCATCTAGTTTCTGTGG GGTATGATTATCACCAAGCCAAACATCATCATGGAGTGGAGGTGAAGGAAGTGGAGCAGGGAGAGGAGCCGTGGATAATGGAAGGTGAATTTCCATGTCAACATAGTCCAG AACCTGCTAAGGCCATCAAACCTATTGATCGGAAGTCAGTCCATCAGATTTGCTCTGGGCCAGTGGTACTGAGTCTAAGCACTGCAGTGAAGGAGTTAGTAGAAAACAGTCTGGATGCTGGTGCCACTAATATTG ATCTAAAGCTTAAGGACTATGGAGTGGATCTCATTGAAGTTTCAGACAATGGATGTGGGGTAGAAGAAGAAAACTTTGAAGGCTTAA GTGCCAAACCTTAG